A single uncultured Methanolobus sp. DNA region contains:
- a CDS encoding DUF2080 family transposase-associated protein yields MEIKTDAYQVIEKTVKSSGNSGRVYVPKEWVGKKVKILLMEPLDTE; encoded by the coding sequence ATGGAAATCAAAACAGATGCTTATCAAGTAATTGAAAAAACTGTAAAATCAAGTGGCAATTCAGGAAGAGTTTATGTTCCAAAAGAATGGGTGGGCAAAAAAGTCAAGATTTTACTTATGGAGCCACTGGATACAGAATGA
- a CDS encoding DUF3644 domain-containing protein codes for MPRIPKKVKQLLVKSHDSALLAVEIYNKPAIAFRSYNYIILMCIAWLAFFHAYFEKKGIKYYYRERGSRRYVYIDGEKKSWDLSECVSKYFQGESDPVRDNLDFFIGLRNKIEHSYLPALDISICGECQALLLNYEKYVTKEFGLEFGLSESLVIPLQMLSVNTDWRTKVLKELQSKEYEIVQNYINTFRDSLNDDAYNSTEYSFKVFLIPKVGNRENSSDLSMEFIPYDSTSPEDFENYKKAITLIKKKQVPVRNPGALKPSDVCARINEIFKINGDKKFNASYHHSKCWKYYKVRPESNSENRTDTNLKYSHYDVAHGDYLYTDDWVDFLKSELSDSSKTMEIFGVEDIMDLFR; via the coding sequence ATGCCAAGAATTCCAAAGAAAGTAAAGCAATTGCTTGTTAAATCCCACGATTCCGCTTTATTAGCAGTTGAAATCTATAATAAACCTGCAATTGCATTTCGTTCTTATAACTATATAATTTTAATGTGTATTGCTTGGTTAGCTTTTTTTCATGCATACTTTGAAAAAAAAGGCATTAAATATTATTATAGAGAAAGAGGATCAAGAAGGTATGTATACATAGATGGTGAAAAAAAATCGTGGGATTTAAGTGAATGTGTTTCTAAATATTTCCAAGGTGAGAGCGATCCCGTAAGAGATAATTTGGATTTTTTTATTGGGCTCCGAAATAAAATAGAACATAGTTATTTACCTGCATTAGATATTTCAATATGTGGAGAATGCCAAGCACTTTTATTAAATTATGAAAAGTATGTAACCAAAGAGTTTGGTTTGGAATTTGGTTTGTCTGAATCCTTAGTCATTCCTTTACAAATGTTGTCGGTGAATACAGATTGGAGAACAAAAGTACTGAAAGAACTACAATCAAAAGAATACGAAATTGTTCAAAATTATATCAATACATTTCGTGATTCTCTAAATGATGACGCTTATAATAGTACAGAATACAGTTTCAAAGTATTTCTAATTCCTAAAGTGGGAAACAGGGAGAACTCTTCCGATTTATCAATGGAATTTATTCCTTATGATTCCACTAGTCCTGAAGATTTTGAAAATTATAAAAAGGCAATTACTCTTATTAAAAAAAAGCAAGTTCCTGTCCGAAACCCAGGGGCTCTGAAACCAAGTGATGTATGTGCGAGAATAAATGAAATCTTTAAAATAAATGGAGACAAAAAATTCAATGCAAGCTATCATCATTCAAAATGTTGGAAATATTATAAAGTACGGCCAGAGTCAAATAGTGAAAATCGCACTGATACAAACTTGAAATATTCCCATTATGATGTGGCACATGGTGACTATTTGTATACAGATGACTGGGTAGACTTTTTAAAATCTGAGCTTTCCGATTCCTCAAAAACTATGGAAATCTTTGGAGTAGAAGACATAATGGACTTATTTAGATGA
- a CDS encoding ATP-binding protein, with amino-acid sequence MADNKKVYFEFDSRILTQLGEKLVPNKAVALAELVKNSYDADATKVIIKGRKIKRPGGTIVIEDNGLGIQESRFQETWMRIATLDKEANPISKKYKRQKSGEKGIGRFACRRLSRKLKLLSVAETDNDEKEQLTVVFNWDDFAPGSDANKVENILSTEIIDKNTPTGTKLFLEDVYESWDGRNINKLRNELSELFVPNLFVTKNNEEDPGFNVEFDLPEFDSGTFSTDGHFFKSAWAKITGHVDENGYATYEIKTINKILTTFRKEFKKTDSFDIIRNIFFECYIFSYRHDLFRNSTWKMDKVREVNEQKGGIKVYADKFKVFGYGGRGDDWLKLDYDRSRSVTGLSKEVNAYSEEDKRPGLRLFRNNSLYGHVMFNRNSNPMLEITINRDRLLENDAYQELSKFARLGIEFATVLYSNEVFKDIQLKDLQKLRIEKERERRAEEERRRVEEERHKAEEERRKAEERARKAEEERRKAEEKARKAEEERRRIEEERRKLEKESWDKSDTVHNEHINRVLQKETELLEIEEIQRRKEYEARIKAEEEKRKSEAKLKEIREMEIQKEEKRRKILEKQIQKKQQKIELELSQLRVLASTGTQVLMLEHELQALIEDMEVMIDNYKLLLQKIPEKDRLIYEEDLDSFVNRIEMIKEFGNFLGLTISNESRLEKKDWVLRPVLEKVQKPFKWYFTTNDISFDMASIPDDLKTPKMYRSELVSVIYNVLANALKATKGRNERRIKVVAYEKENKIFIDFLDSGVGLDEDKWDIVFEPFISDSEPDLRFGVGTGLGLKLVRDIVESYDGYVSFRQPPQNWSTCVGISLPLEENV; translated from the coding sequence GTGGCAGATAATAAAAAGGTCTATTTTGAGTTCGATTCCCGTATTTTAACGCAGTTAGGGGAAAAATTAGTACCCAACAAAGCTGTTGCTTTAGCTGAATTAGTAAAGAACTCATATGATGCAGACGCAACTAAAGTTATAATTAAAGGGCGAAAAATTAAGCGACCAGGTGGAACAATAGTTATTGAGGATAATGGTCTGGGAATTCAAGAATCCAGATTCCAAGAAACATGGATGAGGATTGCTACTTTAGATAAAGAAGCAAACCCTATATCAAAAAAGTATAAGAGACAGAAGTCTGGAGAGAAAGGCATTGGTCGTTTTGCATGTAGGAGATTATCTAGGAAGTTGAAATTATTATCTGTAGCTGAAACAGACAATGATGAAAAAGAGCAGTTAACTGTTGTTTTTAATTGGGATGATTTTGCGCCGGGTTCTGACGCGAATAAAGTAGAAAACATTCTTTCAACAGAAATCATTGATAAAAATACACCTACTGGGACGAAGTTATTTTTAGAAGATGTTTATGAATCTTGGGATGGAAGAAATATAAATAAACTTCGAAATGAGTTAAGCGAACTATTTGTTCCAAATCTATTTGTTACTAAAAATAATGAGGAAGACCCTGGTTTTAATGTTGAATTTGATCTTCCAGAGTTTGATAGTGGTACATTCTCAACTGATGGCCATTTCTTCAAGAGTGCATGGGCAAAAATAACAGGACACGTTGATGAAAATGGTTATGCAACCTACGAGATAAAAACAATAAATAAAATACTTACTACATTCAGAAAAGAGTTCAAGAAAACTGACTCATTCGACATTATAAGAAATATATTCTTTGAGTGTTATATATTTTCATATAGGCATGATCTTTTTAGGAATTCTACTTGGAAAATGGATAAAGTACGAGAGGTTAATGAACAAAAAGGTGGAATTAAAGTCTATGCTGATAAATTCAAAGTATTTGGATACGGCGGCAGAGGCGACGATTGGTTAAAATTGGATTATGATCGTTCAAGATCAGTAACAGGCTTATCCAAAGAAGTAAACGCATATTCTGAAGAAGATAAACGTCCAGGACTGCGATTATTTAGAAATAATAGCTTATATGGTCATGTTATGTTTAATAGGAATTCCAATCCTATGTTGGAAATCACTATCAACAGGGATCGTCTCTTGGAAAATGATGCATATCAAGAATTGAGTAAATTTGCAAGATTGGGTATTGAGTTTGCAACGGTATTGTACTCAAATGAAGTTTTTAAAGATATTCAATTAAAAGATCTTCAAAAGCTTCGGATAGAAAAGGAAAGAGAAAGAAGAGCTGAAGAAGAACGACGAAGAGTAGAGGAAGAGCGCCATAAAGCAGAAGAGGAACGACGAAAAGCAGAAGAACGTGCTAGGAAGGCAGAAGAGGAACGACGAAAAGCGGAAGAAAAGGCTCGAAAAGCGGAAGAAGAAAGAAGAAGAATAGAAGAGGAACGACGAAAATTAGAGAAAGAATCTTGGGATAAATCAGATACAGTTCATAATGAGCATATTAATCGTGTTTTACAAAAGGAAACTGAACTTTTAGAAATCGAAGAAATTCAGCGTCGAAAAGAATACGAAGCAAGAATCAAAGCTGAAGAAGAAAAAAGAAAGTCTGAAGCCAAATTAAAAGAAATAAGGGAAATGGAGATACAAAAGGAAGAAAAAAGAAGAAAGATTTTAGAAAAACAGATTCAAAAAAAGCAACAGAAAATAGAACTAGAACTTTCTCAATTAAGAGTGCTAGCATCTACAGGTACACAAGTACTAATGCTAGAACATGAGTTACAAGCTCTTATTGAAGATATGGAAGTTATGATTGATAATTATAAATTATTATTACAAAAAATTCCTGAAAAGGATAGATTAATTTATGAAGAAGATTTAGATTCTTTTGTTAATAGAATAGAAATGATAAAGGAATTTGGTAATTTTCTTGGTTTGACTATCAGTAATGAAAGCAGGTTAGAGAAAAAGGATTGGGTCCTTCGTCCTGTACTGGAAAAAGTTCAAAAACCTTTCAAATGGTATTTCACTACAAATGATATTTCTTTTGATATGGCATCTATTCCTGATGATTTAAAAACACCTAAAATGTATCGTTCGGAACTTGTATCTGTTATTTATAATGTATTAGCAAATGCATTGAAGGCAACTAAAGGAAGAAATGAACGACGAATAAAAGTTGTTGCATATGAAAAAGAGAATAAAATATTCATTGATTTTCTTGATTCAGGTGTGGGGCTGGATGAAGATAAATGGGATATTGTGTTTGAGCCCTTTATTAGCGACAGCGAACCCGATTTAAGATTTGGTGTGGGGACAGGCCTAGGATTGAAATTGGTTCGAGATATAGTGGAGTCTTATGATGGTTATGTTTCTTTCAGGCAACCTCCTCAAAATTGGAGTACTTGCGTAGGAATATCACTTCCATTGGAGGAGAATGTATGA
- a CDS encoding mechanosensitive ion channel domain-containing protein, whose amino-acid sequence MFFVFLIVIALGIIAIDDYQIFDIPDVVTGTLKALLIIFASYAVATLFTKLTVNRFLNYFEELGEIEERILMGKMYLWFVYLIATLVVFSYLGGTVSNIALFLGLITTGFAFAIRDIILSYFIWFILLTKKPFKIGDYIRVGEDDYLEGQVKHIGLFYVVVTHMPQMSDDYFKIPNKTFLEKPIKNYGRGKFRNEFDMYFGMDEVPENLPAKIEVLKEKVWNSLDVSVSFFLGADSDGVKITVFYKSTYDRREQVRHQITSMMLNELMPAGN is encoded by the coding sequence ATGTTTTTCGTATTTCTAATAGTCATTGCTCTGGGAATTATTGCTATTGATGATTATCAGATATTTGATATTCCTGATGTGGTGACAGGAACTTTGAAGGCATTGCTAATCATTTTTGCATCTTATGCAGTTGCAACCCTTTTTACAAAACTTACTGTGAACCGTTTTCTCAACTATTTTGAGGAACTTGGTGAGATTGAAGAGCGCATACTCATGGGTAAGATGTACCTGTGGTTTGTATATCTAATTGCGACACTGGTGGTTTTTTCCTACCTCGGTGGCACTGTAAGCAATATCGCCCTCTTCCTTGGTCTGATCACCACGGGTTTTGCGTTCGCTATAAGGGATATCATTCTCTCATATTTCATCTGGTTCATTCTGCTTACCAAAAAACCATTCAAGATAGGTGATTACATAAGGGTCGGCGAGGATGATTACCTTGAGGGTCAGGTGAAGCACATAGGGCTTTTCTATGTGGTTGTGACTCATATGCCGCAAATGTCTGACGATTATTTCAAGATACCAAACAAGACATTCCTTGAAAAACCCATTAAGAATTATGGCAGGGGCAAGTTCAGGAATGAATTTGACATGTACTTTGGTATGGATGAGGTCCCGGAAAACCTGCCTGCAAAGATCGAGGTTCTTAAGGAAAAAGTCTGGAACAGTCTTGATGTAAGTGTCAGTTTTTTCCTTGGTGCAGACAGCGATGGTGTGAAGATAACTGTCTTCTACAAGTCCACTTATGACCGCCGGGAACAGGTCAGGCACCAGATAACGAGTATGATGCTTAATGAGCTGATGCCAGCTGGTAATTAA
- a CDS encoding aspartate aminotransferase family protein, which translates to MSSKDTIEIEDKYFAPFFVKQKISIEKGEGVYVWDEEGRRYLDFTAGWGVTCIGHANPVITDALVEQGSKIIQNPNSGLTYSPARARLLSLMAEVLPSHLTRIFFTNSGAETNDAAIKLARKVTGRPEIVSTYQSFHGRTISTASATGQAKNRDRYHPLMPNYRFVPYNDLSAMEEALDESVAAVIIEPIQGEGGIRIPSEEYLTGVSALCKKNGSLLIMDEIQTGFFRTGPAFVTGAYNVKADFLTMAKGIAGGFPFGAFAMTEEIAKKLETGDHGGTYCGNPLGCAVSYAVIKYLLDNNISENVEKLGKLALSRMKGWQDSYDDVVTGVRGKGLLIMIDFKDQDVCTKVKDECQAKGLLVTQTQGIGIRIFPALNITEDEIKEGLQIMEDAIASIVKSGI; encoded by the coding sequence ATGTCTAGCAAGGACACAATTGAAATAGAAGACAAGTATTTTGCACCATTCTTCGTGAAACAGAAAATCTCCATTGAAAAAGGTGAGGGAGTTTATGTATGGGATGAAGAAGGTAGAAGATACCTTGACTTCACAGCCGGCTGGGGTGTGACATGTATAGGTCACGCAAATCCGGTGATCACTGATGCTCTGGTAGAACAGGGAAGTAAGATAATCCAGAACCCCAATTCAGGGCTGACATATTCACCGGCACGGGCACGCTTACTGTCACTTATGGCAGAAGTCCTTCCTTCTCATCTGACAAGGATATTTTTCACAAATAGCGGTGCTGAAACAAATGATGCTGCGATCAAGCTTGCCCGAAAAGTGACAGGCAGGCCGGAGATAGTATCAACTTACCAGAGTTTCCACGGACGCACTATCAGTACGGCATCAGCCACCGGACAGGCTAAGAACAGGGACAGGTATCATCCTCTGATGCCCAATTACCGCTTTGTTCCGTACAATGACCTGAGTGCAATGGAAGAAGCTCTGGATGAGAGTGTTGCAGCTGTTATTATCGAGCCGATACAGGGTGAAGGAGGTATTCGCATACCTTCTGAAGAGTATCTTACAGGTGTCAGTGCTCTTTGTAAGAAGAATGGCAGTCTGCTTATCATGGATGAGATACAGACCGGATTCTTCAGGACAGGACCTGCTTTTGTCACAGGCGCATACAATGTAAAAGCCGATTTCCTGACAATGGCAAAGGGAATTGCTGGAGGCTTCCCATTCGGTGCTTTTGCAATGACAGAAGAGATTGCAAAGAAACTTGAGACTGGCGACCATGGTGGTACTTACTGTGGAAATCCTCTTGGTTGTGCTGTTTCCTATGCGGTGATAAAGTATCTTCTTGACAACAATATCTCTGAAAATGTGGAGAAACTGGGTAAGCTGGCTTTGAGTCGTATGAAGGGATGGCAGGATTCATATGATGATGTAGTTACCGGTGTTCGTGGAAAAGGTCTTCTCATAATGATCGATTTCAAGGATCAGGATGTTTGTACGAAAGTCAAGGATGAATGCCAGGCAAAAGGTTTGCTAGTAACACAAACACAGGGCATTGGAATAAGGATATTCCCTGCTTTGAATATCACTGAAGATGAAATAAAGGAAGGCTTGCAGATCATGGAAGATGCAATTGCAAGTATTGTGAAGAGTGGCATTTGA
- a CDS encoding Eco57I restriction-modification methylase domain-containing protein, with protein MDDLDIPKKEENESLVSYAVRISDFFRQFYDYDYRKVRGQFFTPENVACYMASFIDIDRNETRILDPGAGSGILIAAVCDRIVTECMGPMNLIVDCYENDPSMLSLLKEVLDNCKTELKNKSHIFEYEIYEQDFILHNTKYLNKSLIPPWEEKELIFYNSIISNPPYYKINKDSPQSIAMKCQDYGHTNVYASFMALSIKMLKKNGEMIFITPRSFCSGFYYQKFRKWLVKSISLEHIHLFDSRKDIFSNDGVLQENIIFKVNKRKQEHNVKIKITSSNGKDFKSMSAINVEPKYVIHHHKSDALIRIPTSNEDAKILDELDNWPNTLKDLGLDISTGPVVPFRTKEYLCDCSDAPNEAPLLWIHNLVGFDVKWPVFKKNKEKCIEINPKSEKILLSVKNYVLLKRVSSKEQKRRIYAAVLKKSDFKKYKHIGIENHLNYIYKINGELTKEEAYGIAAILNCSILDRYFRCLNGHTQVNANDIKNIRLPSINVIKKIGHAAIKSTSLCDSELDNIVMNNLGNN; from the coding sequence ATGGACGATTTAGATATTCCCAAAAAAGAAGAAAATGAAAGTTTAGTTTCTTATGCGGTACGTATATCTGATTTCTTCCGGCAATTTTATGATTATGATTACAGGAAAGTACGTGGTCAATTTTTTACACCTGAAAACGTTGCTTGCTATATGGCATCTTTTATAGATATAGATAGAAACGAAACAAGGATTCTAGATCCTGGTGCAGGAAGTGGAATTTTAATTGCTGCAGTTTGTGACCGTATTGTAACAGAATGCATGGGTCCTATGAATTTAATTGTAGACTGTTATGAAAATGATCCTTCAATGCTATCGTTATTAAAGGAAGTCCTTGATAACTGCAAAACCGAGCTTAAAAATAAATCTCATATATTTGAGTATGAAATATATGAACAAGATTTTATTTTGCACAACACAAAATATCTGAACAAATCATTGATTCCACCATGGGAAGAAAAAGAGTTAATTTTTTACAATTCAATTATTTCAAACCCTCCATATTACAAAATAAATAAGGATTCACCACAATCAATTGCAATGAAGTGCCAAGATTATGGTCATACTAATGTTTATGCTTCATTCATGGCGCTATCTATCAAAATGTTGAAAAAAAATGGAGAAATGATTTTTATAACTCCAAGAAGTTTCTGTTCAGGATTTTATTATCAGAAATTTAGAAAATGGTTAGTTAAATCTATTTCTCTCGAACATATTCATCTCTTTGATTCAAGAAAAGACATATTTTCCAATGATGGTGTGCTTCAAGAAAATATCATTTTTAAGGTAAACAAAAGAAAACAAGAACATAATGTGAAGATTAAAATTACTTCTAGCAACGGAAAAGACTTCAAATCAATGTCTGCTATCAATGTTGAACCAAAATATGTTATTCATCATCACAAAAGTGATGCATTAATAAGAATACCGACATCTAACGAGGATGCTAAAATATTAGATGAACTGGATAATTGGCCAAATACACTTAAAGATTTAGGATTAGATATTTCTACTGGCCCAGTCGTTCCATTTCGAACTAAAGAGTATTTGTGCGATTGTTCTGATGCACCAAACGAAGCTCCACTTTTATGGATTCACAATCTTGTAGGATTTGATGTAAAATGGCCAGTATTCAAAAAGAATAAAGAGAAATGTATTGAAATCAATCCAAAAAGTGAAAAAATCCTATTGAGTGTTAAGAACTATGTACTACTGAAAAGAGTTAGTTCAAAAGAACAAAAACGCAGAATCTATGCTGCCGTCCTTAAAAAATCCGATTTTAAAAAATACAAACATATAGGTATTGAGAATCATTTAAACTACATATATAAAATAAATGGTGAACTGACAAAAGAAGAAGCATATGGTATCGCAGCAATTCTTAATTGTTCTATTCTTGATCGTTATTTTAGATGCTTGAATGGGCATACACAAGTGAATGCAAACGATATAAAAAATATAAGATTACCAAGTATCAATGTTATTAAAAAGATAGGTCATGCTGCTATAAAGAGCACTAGCTTATGCGATAGCGAATTAGATAACATAGTAATGAATAATTTAGGAAACAATTAG
- a CDS encoding phage/plasmid primase, P4 family: MIINNLVSTTTILQELKDYSQWILWNLEQKNGRRTKVPYSKDGSYASVSDPSTWMDFEDAYATHINSNGRYSGIGFVFTESDPFIGFDWDHVRDANTGQFEPGILEEIKSLNSYAEISQSGEGAHVIAKGKVPGTRCRSEGREIYFKERFFVVTGNHLDDTPLTINEAPNDAVSAIYSKIDSSSMEVKSLDELKPRITDIEVIDKCKNASNGTLFDHLYNGDWERVGRYPSHSEADLALCNLLAAHTGDSKQIDRIFSGSGLYSDKWDRPDYKERTINMALEGAFAVEINPRDKYFEGKRFIVKSLADELLNENHFITLSDTGAIYHYDDGVYKEGGKHLIQKIALHKLGDYSSKHYLNEVTSYIQIKTRVDRESLNQDRHLINLENGLYDISTGTFKPHIPAVLSTVRIPVTYDPDATCPTIDKFLSEIVAPEDQQVLVEWAGYALIPDTRIQKAVMLLGNGDNGKSVYLNLLNQFIGGINTSSESLQNLENNRFSTANLYGKLLNVFPDLAKTKIFDNATFKSLCGGDRIRGERKFEGAFEFENTARLIFSANNLPPIGNGDFAFFRRWILIDFPNTFEGENKDINLIRKLTTPDELSGFLNRALAALHVLLENGEFSYTKTVEEVQRMYLINSNSVAAFASECIESGAEDTPKKVVYETYMNWCENNEIKPKADNVFGKYFKELGFNDSRESTGNRDYCWCEISVIATE; encoded by the coding sequence ATGATTATTAACAATTTAGTAAGTACAACAACAATCCTACAGGAACTCAAAGACTATAGTCAATGGATCCTGTGGAATTTAGAACAGAAGAATGGAAGAAGAACAAAGGTACCCTACAGTAAGGATGGCTCCTATGCAAGTGTTTCGGACCCATCTACTTGGATGGACTTTGAAGATGCATATGCAACCCACATCAACTCAAATGGGCGATATTCAGGAATCGGCTTTGTCTTCACAGAATCTGACCCTTTCATTGGGTTTGACTGGGACCATGTCCGTGATGCTAACACTGGACAATTTGAACCCGGCATTCTTGAAGAAATAAAAAGTCTGAATTCATACGCTGAAATCTCTCAGAGTGGTGAGGGGGCACATGTTATCGCAAAAGGCAAAGTTCCAGGGACTAGGTGTCGCTCAGAAGGACGCGAAATCTATTTCAAAGAACGTTTCTTTGTAGTTACTGGCAATCATCTTGATGATACACCTTTAACCATCAATGAAGCGCCTAATGATGCTGTTTCGGCCATCTATTCTAAAATTGATTCATCCTCTATGGAGGTAAAATCTCTTGATGAACTAAAACCGAGAATTACAGACATCGAGGTAATAGATAAATGCAAGAATGCAAGCAACGGTACGCTTTTCGATCACCTATACAATGGTGATTGGGAGCGTGTTGGAAGATACCCATCCCATAGTGAGGCGGACCTTGCATTGTGCAACCTCCTTGCGGCCCATACTGGAGATTCAAAACAGATTGATAGAATCTTTTCAGGCTCTGGATTGTACAGTGACAAATGGGATAGACCTGATTACAAAGAGAGAACAATCAACATGGCCCTTGAAGGTGCGTTTGCTGTGGAAATAAATCCGCGTGACAAGTACTTCGAAGGCAAACGGTTTATTGTCAAATCGTTGGCTGATGAACTTCTGAATGAAAATCACTTCATCACACTTTCAGACACTGGAGCAATTTATCATTACGATGATGGTGTCTATAAAGAAGGTGGAAAACATCTAATTCAGAAGATTGCACTGCACAAATTAGGGGATTATTCATCAAAACATTACTTGAATGAAGTAACCTCTTACATTCAAATAAAAACAAGGGTTGATCGTGAATCTCTTAATCAAGACAGGCATCTGATTAACTTGGAAAATGGGCTGTATGATATTAGTACAGGCACATTTAAGCCTCACATCCCGGCTGTACTGTCCACTGTGAGAATTCCGGTGACATATGATCCAGATGCAACGTGTCCTACTATTGACAAGTTCCTATCTGAGATTGTAGCCCCCGAAGATCAACAAGTTTTGGTAGAATGGGCGGGCTATGCACTAATACCAGACACCAGAATTCAAAAGGCAGTGATGCTTCTTGGAAACGGTGACAATGGCAAAAGTGTTTATCTGAATTTACTGAATCAATTCATTGGTGGAATAAACACCAGTAGCGAAAGTCTTCAAAACTTGGAAAATAACCGTTTTTCTACCGCCAACCTTTATGGAAAATTACTAAATGTATTTCCTGACTTGGCAAAAACAAAGATTTTTGATAACGCTACCTTCAAGAGTCTTTGTGGCGGTGATAGAATCCGCGGGGAGCGTAAGTTTGAGGGCGCCTTTGAGTTTGAAAATACGGCCCGTCTGATCTTTTCTGCAAACAATCTGCCGCCCATCGGAAATGGAGACTTTGCCTTTTTCCGTAGGTGGATATTGATTGACTTCCCGAATACTTTTGAGGGAGAAAATAAAGATATAAACCTGATTCGTAAACTCACAACTCCTGATGAGTTGTCGGGCTTCTTGAATCGGGCACTGGCCGCCCTTCATGTTCTTCTTGAGAATGGTGAGTTCTCGTACACAAAGACCGTTGAGGAGGTTCAAAGAATGTACCTGATCAATAGTAATTCGGTTGCTGCGTTTGCATCTGAATGCATTGAATCAGGTGCTGAAGATACTCCTAAAAAGGTGGTGTATGAGACATACATGAACTGGTGCGAGAACAATGAAATAAAGCCTAAGGCAGATAATGTCTTTGGCAAGTATTTCAAAGAACTAGGGTTTAACGACTCTAGGGAATCAACTGGTAATAGAGATTATTGTTGGTGTGAAATATCTGTAATTGCTACAGAATGA
- a CDS encoding J domain-containing protein has product MLKIKGHEIGSVAVKGASTRRAIQFQNNIITILRKIGVNENDIDIPLERMAMKKVKASATWWIADERMHYSHNMQKNYVENLYVLSRVIELEANRVLSEENTLSEFISEFREDSDIYERRQEAREFFGCDYDEMDFAIINEKYKEMARELHPDKPTGDVEKFKQLNIAHKILKRELT; this is encoded by the coding sequence ATGCTTAAAATAAAAGGACATGAGATTGGTTCAGTGGCTGTTAAGGGTGCCAGTACAAGAAGGGCCATACAATTTCAGAACAATATTATTACGATTCTAAGAAAGATCGGTGTTAATGAAAATGACATAGATATCCCTCTTGAACGTATGGCAATGAAAAAGGTAAAAGCATCTGCTACATGGTGGATAGCAGATGAACGCATGCATTACAGTCATAATATGCAAAAGAACTATGTTGAGAATCTCTATGTCCTGTCCAGAGTAATCGAGCTTGAAGCTAACAGGGTCCTTTCCGAGGAAAATACATTATCGGAGTTCATTTCAGAGTTCAGAGAGGATTCCGATATTTATGAGAGGCGTCAGGAAGCACGAGAGTTTTTCGGCTGCGATTATGATGAGATGGATTTTGCTATTATCAATGAAAAGTACAAAGAGATGGCAAGGGAATTACACCCGGACAAGCCAACCGGAGACGTTGAGAAATTCAAGCAGCTCAACATTGCTCATAAGATATTGAAGAGAGAATTGACATAA